A genomic segment from Paramixta manurensis encodes:
- a CDS encoding MalY/PatB family protein yields MFDFDVITDRHGSWCTQWDFVADRFGQADLLPFTISDMDFPTAPAVLDALRQRIEHGVFGYSRWQHEDFLSAIAHWYQQRFALSIESTHVVYGPSVIYMVAQMIRHWSAPNDSVLIHTPAYDAFYKVIEGNQRHVLAAPLQKDGNAWICDMTALEQLLARPDCKIMLLCSPHNPTGKVWRRDELEQMAELCQRYQVRVISDEIHMDMVMGATPHIPWQSVARDRWALFTSASKSFNIPALTGAWGMIADPHDREAWFQALKNADGLSSPAVMAIAAHIAAYRHGEAWLDALRAYLGDNLRYIAARLNQAFPALGWQPPQATYLAWIDIRPLGIDERRLQQVLIEQQKVAIMPGYTYGVEGEGFLRLNAGCPRAKLADGLDRLIAGIDSIMMQ; encoded by the coding sequence ATGTTTGATTTTGATGTAATAACCGACCGGCACGGCAGTTGGTGTACGCAATGGGATTTCGTCGCCGACCGTTTTGGGCAGGCAGATTTGCTGCCCTTCACGATTTCGGATATGGATTTCCCCACCGCTCCGGCGGTATTAGACGCGTTGCGCCAACGCATTGAGCATGGCGTATTCGGTTACAGCCGCTGGCAGCATGAGGATTTTTTGTCCGCCATTGCACATTGGTATCAACAACGCTTTGCGCTCTCTATTGAGAGTACGCATGTGGTTTATGGACCATCAGTGATTTATATGGTGGCGCAAATGATTCGCCACTGGTCTGCGCCGAATGACAGCGTGCTGATCCACACGCCTGCCTACGATGCTTTTTATAAAGTGATTGAGGGTAATCAGCGCCATGTGCTGGCTGCGCCGCTGCAGAAAGATGGCAACGCCTGGATTTGCGATATGACCGCGCTGGAACAGTTGTTGGCGCGCCCCGATTGTAAAATCATGCTGCTGTGCAGCCCGCATAACCCAACCGGCAAAGTCTGGCGCCGGGATGAACTGGAGCAGATGGCCGAATTATGTCAGCGCTATCAGGTCAGGGTAATCAGTGACGAAATCCATATGGATATGGTGATGGGCGCGACGCCGCATATTCCGTGGCAGAGCGTGGCGCGCGATCGCTGGGCGCTGTTCACTTCCGCCTCAAAGAGTTTCAATATTCCCGCGCTAACCGGCGCATGGGGGATGATTGCCGACCCGCACGATCGCGAGGCATGGTTTCAGGCATTAAAAAATGCCGATGGTCTCTCCTCTCCGGCAGTCATGGCGATTGCCGCGCATATTGCCGCCTATCGGCACGGTGAGGCCTGGCTTGACGCACTGCGCGCTTATTTGGGTGACAACCTGCGTTATATCGCAGCCCGTCTTAACCAGGCATTCCCGGCGCTGGGCTGGCAACCGCCGCAGGCCACCTATCTGGCGTGGATTGACATTCGTCCGCTCGGCATAGATGAGCGACGTTTACAGCAGGTGCTGATTGAGCAACAGAAAGTCGCGATCATGCCCGGCTACACCTATGGCGTAGAGGGTGAAGGTTTTCTGCGGCTCAATGCTGGCTGCCCGCGCGCCAAATTGGCCGATGGGTTAGATCGTTTGATAGCCGGGATTGATTCGATAATGATGCAATAA
- the malX gene encoding maltose/glucose-specific PTS transporter subunit IIBC has protein sequence MATTKQKITVWEFFQNLGKTFMLPVALLSFCGIMLGIGSSLSSHDVINLIPLLGNHVLQLIFIWMSKIGSFAFSYLPVMFAIAIPLGMARENKGVAAFSGFVGFAVMNLAVNFWLTANGILPTTDPAVLKANNIQNIIGIQSIDTGILGAVIIGIIVFYLHERFSTIRLPDALAFFGGTRFVPIITTLVMGLVGLVIPLIWPWFAAAISGLGWIINGAGEFGPMIFGTGERLLLPFGLQHILVAIIRFTDAGGTMDVCGHSVSGALTIFQAQLSCPTSGGFAESATRFLSQGKMPAFLGGLPGAALAMYHCARPENRHKIKGLLISGVVACVVGGTTEPIEFLFLFVAPVLYLIHALLTGLGFTVMAMLGVTIGNTDGNVIDFVVFGILHGLATKWYWVPVIAAIWFAGYYAIFRFAITRFNIKTPGRDVDNSSSVEKTLAGAGVGKSGYNSPAILAALGGVANITSLDNCLTRLRLSIADMSQVDDAALKANGAIGVVHLNQHSLQVVIGPQVQSVKDEIASLMSVPA, from the coding sequence ATGGCTACCACCAAACAAAAAATAACCGTATGGGAGTTTTTCCAGAATCTGGGGAAAACGTTTATGCTGCCCGTCGCATTACTCTCCTTCTGCGGGATTATGCTCGGCATTGGCAGTTCATTAAGCAGTCATGATGTGATCAATTTGATTCCCTTGCTGGGGAATCACGTCCTCCAGTTAATCTTTATCTGGATGAGTAAAATTGGTTCATTTGCCTTTAGCTACCTGCCCGTCATGTTTGCTATTGCCATTCCGCTTGGCATGGCGCGGGAAAATAAAGGTGTGGCGGCGTTTTCCGGGTTTGTCGGCTTTGCGGTAATGAACCTTGCCGTTAACTTTTGGCTCACCGCTAACGGCATACTGCCGACGACCGATCCGGCGGTGCTGAAAGCCAACAATATCCAGAACATTATCGGCATTCAGTCGATCGATACCGGGATCCTCGGCGCGGTGATCATTGGTATTATCGTGTTCTATCTGCACGAACGTTTTTCAACCATCCGTCTGCCGGATGCGCTGGCTTTCTTTGGTGGTACGCGCTTTGTTCCTATTATCACCACGCTGGTAATGGGTTTGGTCGGTTTGGTTATTCCGTTAATCTGGCCATGGTTTGCCGCCGCAATCAGCGGCCTGGGCTGGATTATCAATGGCGCCGGTGAGTTTGGCCCGATGATTTTCGGTACCGGTGAGCGTCTGTTGTTACCCTTTGGTTTGCAGCATATTTTGGTGGCAATCATTCGCTTTACCGATGCTGGTGGCACCATGGATGTGTGCGGGCATAGCGTCAGCGGCGCCTTAACCATCTTCCAGGCACAACTCTCTTGCCCCACTTCCGGCGGCTTTGCCGAAAGCGCAACGCGTTTCCTTTCTCAGGGTAAAATGCCTGCCTTCCTCGGCGGTCTGCCCGGCGCGGCGTTGGCGATGTACCACTGCGCACGTCCGGAGAATCGCCATAAAATTAAAGGACTGCTGATTTCCGGCGTGGTCGCTTGCGTGGTTGGCGGTACCACCGAACCGATTGAATTCTTGTTTCTGTTCGTGGCCCCGGTGCTCTATTTAATCCATGCGCTATTAACCGGTTTGGGCTTTACGGTGATGGCAATGCTTGGGGTGACCATCGGTAATACTGACGGCAACGTCATTGACTTCGTGGTATTCGGTATCCTGCACGGCCTGGCAACCAAGTGGTATTGGGTGCCGGTTATCGCCGCCATTTGGTTTGCTGGTTACTATGCGATTTTCCGTTTCGCCATTACGCGTTTCAATATTAAAACCCCAGGACGTGACGTAGATAACAGCAGCAGCGTAGAGAAAACCCTCGCCGGGGCGGGCGTTGGAAAATCGGGCTATAACTCACCGGCAATTTTGGCGGCGCTGGGCGGCGTAGCAAATATCACTTCGCTGGATAACTGCCTGACACGTCTGCGCTTATCGATTGCCGATATGAGCCAGGTTGATGATGCGGCGTTAAAAGCCAATGGCGCTATTGGTGTGGTGCATCTTAACCAACATAGTCTGCAGGTGGTTATTGGCCCGCAGGTACAATCGGTGAAAGATGAAATCGCCAGCCTGATGAGCGTACCGGCGTAA
- a CDS encoding Mal regulon transcriptional regulator MalI, with translation MSQKKITINDVAEEASVSVTTVSLVLSGKGRISAATAERVNQAIETLGYVRNRSAMMLRGGDSGVVGLIVRDICNPFYAEMTAGLSEMLEKQGKVLFLTQSGQHGQNLDRCFDSLVAQGVEGIILGGGAENASELPEKARESSIPLICASRASSLDEVDSIRPDNMHAAKMATEYLIKRGHHCIAWLGGSGSSLTRAERIGGYCSTLLQYGLPFRNEWIIECGSHQRDAAALTEQLIHHHPTITAILCHNASVALGCYFGLQRIGRTIGKGAVDSYYDQQVALVGFGDVPEAELTDPPLTFVTSSAREIGRSAATRLLQRMAQPDENIQNVIMPSTLIERGSA, from the coding sequence ATGTCGCAAAAAAAAATTACCATCAATGATGTCGCCGAAGAGGCCAGCGTATCGGTAACTACCGTTTCGTTGGTGCTGTCGGGAAAGGGCCGTATTTCAGCCGCGACGGCAGAACGCGTTAATCAGGCGATTGAAACCCTGGGATATGTCCGTAATCGATCCGCGATGATGTTGCGTGGCGGCGATAGCGGCGTGGTTGGGCTGATTGTTCGCGATATTTGCAATCCGTTTTACGCCGAGATGACAGCCGGTCTGAGTGAAATGCTGGAGAAGCAGGGGAAAGTGTTGTTTCTTACCCAAAGCGGTCAGCATGGGCAAAACCTTGATCGCTGTTTTGATTCGCTGGTTGCGCAAGGCGTGGAGGGGATTATTTTGGGCGGCGGGGCGGAGAATGCCAGTGAACTGCCGGAAAAAGCACGCGAATCCTCTATCCCGCTGATTTGCGCCTCGCGCGCCAGTAGCCTTGATGAAGTGGACTCTATTCGGCCGGATAATATGCATGCGGCGAAAATGGCGACCGAGTATTTAATTAAACGCGGGCATCATTGTATCGCCTGGCTCGGCGGGTCGGGGTCTTCACTGACGCGCGCTGAACGTATTGGCGGCTACTGTTCGACCTTATTGCAATATGGTCTGCCTTTTCGTAATGAGTGGATTATTGAATGCGGTAGCCATCAGCGTGATGCCGCCGCGCTTACCGAACAGTTGATTCATCATCATCCGACGATTACCGCGATTTTGTGCCATAACGCCTCGGTCGCGTTGGGTTGCTATTTTGGCCTGCAACGTATCGGTCGCACCATTGGTAAGGGCGCGGTTGATAGCTATTACGATCAACAAGTGGCACTGGTGGGGTTTGGCGATGTGCCGGAAGCTGAGTTAACCGATCCGCCATTAACCTTTGTTACCAGCTCGGCGCGAGAGATTGGGCGCAGCGCGGCGACGCGCTTGCTGCAACGGATGGCGCAGCCAGATGAAAATATTCAGAATGTGATTATGCCATCAACGCTGATTGAGCGTGGCTCGGCTTAG
- a CDS encoding type VI secretion system tube protein Hcp yields MNNVFLKIAGVAGESRDAAHEGWIDAVTYTWGSRRDDIGSGPGKTSFTNSKISGQRLQILKNRAGCCA; encoded by the coding sequence ATGAATAACGTATTTCTGAAAATTGCGGGTGTGGCCGGTGAATCAAGGGATGCCGCCCATGAGGGATGGATAGATGCCGTGACCTATACCTGGGGCAGTCGGCGTGATGACATTGGTTCGGGGCCCGGGAAAACATCATTTACTAACTCAAAAATCTCAGGGCAGAGACTTCAAATCTTGAAGAACAGGGCCGGATGCTGCGCATGA
- a CDS encoding YdgA family protein produces MKKTKIAIGVVIALGVIWTGGAWLTGKQLETHMNELVDNANARLNSVAPDSRLKVSYQNYQRGLFSSTAQLVVQASSQTEDNALLKPGQSVVFNEKIDHGPFPLAQLKKFNLLPGMASVHTELENTDAVKRLFELTNGKSIIQADTRIGYSGATNSDIGLLPVDYQNAQSGERYAWNGGTVNIDSDAQGDKVGFSSDIDSIAITTSKQQDGAPVLYTVGFTFNGLKLSGDTHLSPEGLRVGDQTIELKKMDATVNGKNAVTLEGLKGTSNFNGENKQVSGQIDYTLDSLKVQDQPLGQGKLSMKLSQFDAQALKTFSENYHNQMTSLLNQPGIGDDPLRYQEGVRQILAANLPLVLKGDPVVTIAPFSWKNDKGESTFNLALHFRDPATASGDAQDTAQVFDRVMKTLDGKLVINMPMATELMKHVAMTEGYKDDDANKLADQQVKGVAAMGQMFKLTTQQDDNIVSSLQYTGGQVTMNGEKMPLEQFLSRYMLGSDPAAPAENPAP; encoded by the coding sequence ATGAAAAAGACAAAGATTGCGATTGGCGTGGTGATTGCGCTAGGGGTAATTTGGACCGGCGGCGCCTGGCTGACCGGTAAGCAGTTAGAAACGCATATGAATGAATTGGTGGACAACGCCAATGCCCGGCTAAATAGCGTGGCGCCCGATAGCCGTTTAAAAGTTAGCTATCAAAACTATCAACGTGGCCTGTTTAGCAGTACCGCACAATTGGTGGTTCAGGCCAGCTCTCAAACTGAAGATAACGCCCTGCTGAAACCGGGTCAGAGCGTGGTGTTTAACGAAAAAATCGATCATGGTCCCTTCCCGCTGGCGCAGTTAAAGAAATTCAATCTGCTGCCTGGCATGGCTTCGGTGCATACCGAGCTGGAAAATACTGACGCAGTAAAACGCCTGTTTGAACTGACTAACGGGAAATCCATTATTCAGGCGGATACCCGTATCGGTTACAGCGGCGCGACAAATTCAGATATTGGTCTGTTACCGGTAGATTACCAAAATGCGCAGAGCGGTGAGCGTTACGCCTGGAACGGCGGCACAGTAAATATCGATAGTGATGCGCAAGGCGACAAAGTTGGCTTTAGTAGCGACATTGACAGCATCGCGATTACCACCAGTAAACAGCAGGATGGCGCCCCGGTACTGTATACGGTTGGTTTCACCTTTAATGGTTTAAAACTTTCCGGTGATACACACCTGAGCCCTGAAGGATTACGCGTTGGCGACCAAACGATTGAGCTGAAAAAGATGGACGCCACGGTAAATGGCAAAAACGCCGTTACGCTGGAAGGATTGAAAGGAACCTCTAATTTTAACGGTGAGAATAAACAGGTTTCCGGGCAGATTGACTACACGCTGGATAGCTTAAAAGTGCAGGATCAGCCGCTGGGTCAAGGCAAATTGTCGATGAAATTGTCGCAGTTTGACGCGCAAGCGTTGAAAACCTTCTCGGAAAACTATCACAATCAAATGACTTCGTTGCTGAACCAGCCCGGTATTGGCGACGATCCGTTGCGTTATCAGGAAGGCGTGCGTCAGATCCTTGCCGCTAACCTCCCCTTAGTGCTGAAAGGCGACCCGGTAGTAACCATCGCTCCGTTTAGCTGGAAAAATGATAAAGGCGAAAGCACCTTTAACCTGGCGCTGCATTTCCGCGATCCGGCAACCGCCAGCGGCGACGCGCAAGACACCGCGCAGGTTTTCGACCGGGTAATGAAAACGCTGGACGGTAAATTGGTGATTAATATGCCGATGGCGACCGAGTTAATGAAGCATGTCGCGATGACCGAAGGCTACAAAGATGATGATGCCAATAAGCTTGCCGATCAGCAGGTTAAAGGCGTCGCCGCCATGGGGCAGATGTTTAAGCTCACCACGCAACAAGATGATAATATCGTCTCCAGCCTGCAATATACCGGCGGCCAGGTGACGATGAATGGCGAGAAAATGCCGCTCGAACAGTTCTTGTCGCGTTATATGCTGGGCAGCGATCCGGCTGCTCCAGCCGAAAACCCGGCACCATAA
- the manA gene encoding mannose-6-phosphate isomerase, whose protein sequence is MQKLINSLQNYAWGSKTALTELYGIANPDLRPMAELWMGAHPKSSSRIEIDGEQHSLREVIESNKEAFLGNAVAKRFGELPFLFKVLCADQPLSIQVHPSKAAAEIGFAKENAAGIPLDAAERNYKDPNHKPELVYALTPFQAVNGFRELHEIVSLLQPVAGAHPAIAHFLQHADSENLATLFASLLSMKDEAKSLALGVLKSALNAQQGQPWETIKAIAEFYPDDSGLFSPLLLNVIELQPGEAMFLFAETPHAYLKGVALEVMANSDNVLRAGLTPKYIDIPELLANVKFEAKPYDTLLTQPVQSDDTLSFPIPVEDFAFAIHTLSSQPKPVNWDSAAILFCIEGQAVINKGQQQLALQPGESCFIAANEPPVSISGTGRLARVFNQLR, encoded by the coding sequence ATGCAAAAATTAATCAATTCGCTGCAAAATTACGCATGGGGCAGTAAAACTGCGCTAACCGAACTCTATGGTATCGCTAATCCTGATTTACGCCCGATGGCCGAGCTTTGGATGGGGGCTCATCCCAAAAGCAGCTCGCGCATTGAAATTGACGGCGAGCAGCATTCTCTGCGTGAAGTTATTGAGAGTAATAAAGAGGCGTTTTTGGGCAACGCGGTGGCGAAAAGATTTGGCGAACTCCCGTTCCTGTTTAAGGTCCTGTGTGCCGATCAACCGCTTTCCATCCAGGTGCACCCGAGCAAAGCCGCGGCGGAAATCGGCTTCGCGAAAGAGAATGCCGCCGGTATTCCGCTTGATGCCGCCGAGCGTAATTACAAAGATCCCAACCATAAGCCTGAGCTGGTCTATGCTTTAACGCCATTCCAGGCAGTTAACGGCTTCCGCGAATTGCATGAGATTGTCTCCCTGTTACAACCGGTAGCGGGCGCGCATCCAGCCATCGCACATTTCTTGCAGCATGCTGACAGCGAAAACCTGGCGACGCTGTTTGCCAGCCTGTTGTCGATGAAGGATGAAGCCAAATCGCTGGCGTTAGGGGTTTTAAAATCAGCGCTCAATGCGCAACAAGGGCAACCGTGGGAAACCATTAAAGCGATTGCCGAGTTTTATCCGGATGACAGCGGCTTGTTCTCCCCCCTGTTATTAAATGTGATTGAGTTACAGCCAGGCGAAGCGATGTTTTTATTTGCTGAAACGCCGCATGCCTACCTGAAAGGTGTGGCGCTGGAGGTGATGGCTAATTCAGATAACGTATTACGCGCCGGGCTCACACCGAAATATATCGATATTCCCGAACTGCTGGCGAACGTTAAATTTGAAGCGAAACCTTACGATACATTGCTTACACAGCCAGTACAAAGTGACGATACGCTAAGCTTCCCAATTCCGGTTGAGGACTTTGCTTTCGCTATTCATACGCTTTCCAGCCAGCCTAAGCCGGTGAACTGGGATAGCGCAGCCATCCTGTTCTGTATTGAAGGTCAGGCTGTAATCAACAAAGGGCAACAGCAGTTAGCTCTGCAACCCGGCGAGTCGTGCTTTATTGCCGCCAATGAACCTCCGGTGTCAATTAGCGGAACCGGGCGTCTGGCGCGGGTATTTAACCAATTACGCTAA
- the fumC gene encoding class II fumarate hydratase produces MAANRIEKDSMGPIDVPADKLWGAQTQRSLEHFRISTEKMPTALVHALALTKRAAAQVNNDLGLLPTERAEAIINAADEVLADQHVNEFPLAIWQTGSGTQTNMNMNEVLANRASELLGGERGMARLVHPNDDVNKSQSSNDVFPTAMHVAAVIALREHLIPQLKVLKKTLHQKAGAFKDIVKIGRTHLQDATPLTLGQEISGWVAMLEHNLKHIEQSVPHVAELALGGTAVGTGLNTHPEYAVRVAKALADLTQQPFVTAPNKFEALATCDALVHAHGALKGLAASLMKIANDVRWLSSGPRCGIGEIAIPENEPGSSIMPGKVNPTQCEAMTMLCCQVIGNDVAVNMGGASGNFELNVYRPMIIHNVLQSIRLLADGMDSFNHHCAVGIEPNRDRITQLLNESLMLVTALNTHIGYDKAAEIAKKAHKEGLTLKASALKLGYLTEAEFDAWVRPEEMVGSMKQ; encoded by the coding sequence ATGGCAGCCAACCGCATTGAAAAAGACTCAATGGGACCGATTGATGTACCGGCTGATAAGCTATGGGGAGCGCAAACACAGCGTTCACTGGAACATTTCCGCATCTCTACAGAAAAAATGCCGACCGCCTTGGTACATGCGCTGGCGCTCACCAAGCGCGCGGCGGCGCAAGTTAACAACGATCTCGGCCTGCTGCCAACCGAGCGCGCGGAGGCCATCATTAACGCCGCCGATGAAGTGCTGGCCGATCAACACGTCAATGAATTCCCGCTGGCGATTTGGCAAACCGGTTCCGGCACTCAGACCAATATGAACATGAACGAAGTGCTGGCTAACCGTGCGAGCGAGCTACTGGGCGGCGAGCGCGGGATGGCGCGCTTAGTGCATCCGAATGATGATGTAAACAAGAGCCAAAGCTCCAACGATGTTTTCCCAACGGCGATGCATGTTGCGGCGGTGATCGCGCTTCGCGAACATCTGATCCCACAGCTTAAGGTGCTGAAGAAAACCCTGCACCAGAAAGCGGGGGCATTCAAAGATATTGTCAAAATCGGTCGCACGCATCTGCAGGATGCAACGCCATTAACCCTTGGTCAGGAGATCTCCGGCTGGGTCGCGATGCTGGAACATAACCTCAAGCATATTGAGCAAAGTGTACCGCATGTTGCAGAACTGGCGCTGGGAGGAACCGCAGTAGGAACCGGGCTGAATACGCACCCGGAGTATGCGGTTCGCGTGGCGAAAGCGTTAGCGGATTTAACGCAACAGCCGTTTGTTACTGCGCCGAATAAATTCGAAGCGTTGGCGACCTGTGATGCCTTAGTCCATGCGCATGGCGCGCTGAAAGGGTTGGCGGCGTCGCTAATGAAAATTGCCAACGATGTGCGTTGGCTCTCTTCTGGCCCGCGCTGCGGCATTGGCGAAATTGCTATCCCGGAAAATGAACCGGGGAGTTCCATCATGCCGGGGAAAGTGAACCCGACTCAGTGCGAGGCCATGACCATGCTGTGTTGCCAAGTCATCGGTAACGATGTGGCGGTCAATATGGGCGGCGCTTCTGGTAACTTTGAGCTTAATGTCTATCGCCCGATGATCATTCACAACGTCCTGCAATCGATTCGCCTCTTGGCTGACGGTATGGATAGCTTTAATCACCACTGTGCGGTGGGCATTGAGCCAAACCGCGATCGTATCACGCAACTTCTGAATGAATCTCTGATGCTGGTTACCGCATTGAATACCCATATTGGCTATGACAAAGCGGCGGAAATCGCTAAGAAAGCCCATAAAGAGGGGCTCACACTGAAGGCATCGGCGCTAAAACTCGGCTATTTGACCGAGGCCGAGTTTGATGCCTGGGTACGTCCTGAAGAGATGGTCGGTAGTATGAAGCAGTAA
- the tus gene encoding DNA replication terminus site-binding protein, with translation MRYDLPADLRRCATALEHALAHLNQQLSALPLLIGRGFALPPINKGTEHDPVTTITVTQHLGVDARDRALAHYQLLFLQQQSEKISTKAAVRLPGILCFEANAAASTAIHQQVNTVNRLKARLEQLITVDSGLSSEARFDFVHTHLRGLLTLNAYRAITLLDAPDTVRFGWANKHIIKNVTQQEIIEKLEKSLKSGRAQAPWTREQWAEKVEQERDAVRALPPGAKLKIKRPVKVQPIARVWHKQQQKQTQLACPSPLLVLCPDRSTVPLIGELLNYDAAHVTHRHKPAAAPLFPLIPRWHLYSDR, from the coding sequence ATGCGCTACGATCTCCCGGCAGACCTTCGCCGCTGCGCCACCGCGCTGGAACACGCGCTTGCGCACCTCAACCAGCAATTAAGCGCGTTACCTTTGTTAATCGGCAGGGGTTTCGCTCTTCCGCCCATCAATAAAGGTACTGAACATGATCCTGTAACCACCATCACGGTCACTCAACACCTTGGCGTCGACGCACGCGATCGCGCCCTCGCCCACTACCAACTTCTGTTCCTGCAACAACAATCCGAGAAAATAAGCACAAAGGCCGCAGTTCGTTTGCCCGGCATTCTCTGCTTTGAGGCTAATGCGGCAGCATCAACGGCAATCCACCAGCAGGTGAACACGGTAAACCGGTTGAAAGCCAGGTTAGAACAGCTCATTACGGTTGATTCCGGGTTATCGAGCGAAGCGCGGTTCGATTTTGTGCACACACATCTGCGCGGGCTACTCACGCTTAACGCTTACCGCGCCATTACCCTGCTGGATGCGCCGGATACGGTCCGCTTTGGTTGGGCGAACAAACACATCATTAAAAATGTCACGCAGCAAGAAATCATCGAGAAGCTGGAGAAGAGCCTGAAATCCGGTCGTGCGCAAGCGCCCTGGACGCGCGAACAGTGGGCGGAGAAGGTTGAACAGGAAAGAGATGCAGTGCGAGCCTTACCGCCAGGGGCGAAGTTGAAAATTAAGCGTCCGGTAAAAGTACAACCGATTGCACGAGTTTGGCATAAGCAACAGCAAAAACAGACCCAGCTTGCCTGCCCTTCCCCGTTGCTGGTTCTCTGCCCTGATCGCAGCACCGTGCCGTTGATCGGCGAACTATTAAATTACGATGCGGCACACGTCACCCACCGCCATAAGCCCGCGGCAGCACCATTGTTTCCGCTGATACCGCGCTGGCACCTGTATAGCGACCGTTGA
- a CDS encoding MFS transporter, producing MNRSSQAVTLQNNQAERASVTSPEKNLYIQRGTPQFIRVTLALFSAGLATFALLYCVQPILPVLSQEFGISPAQSSISLSISTGLMALGLLFTGPLSDAIGRKSVMVTALLLAAICTLLSSVMTSWHGILLMRALIGLSLSGVAAVGMTYLSEEIHPSFIAFSMGLYISGNSIGGMSGRLISGVITDIASWRVAVAVIGCFALASALMFWKILPASRHFRAASLRPRSLLINFRLHWRDSGLPLLFAEGFLLMGAFVTLFNYIGYRLMSAPWFYSQAVVGLLSVVYLTGSWSSPKAGAMTARFGRGPVLVVSTAIMLAGLLVTAFNSIWIILPGMMLFTAGFFGAHSVASGWIGPRARRAKGQASSLYLFSYYVGSSVAGTLGGVFWHRFGWAGITGFIAVLLVVALLVALRLHGKRL from the coding sequence GTGAACCGCTCTTCTCAGGCCGTGACGCTACAAAATAACCAAGCAGAACGCGCCTCTGTAACTTCCCCGGAAAAGAATCTGTATATCCAGCGTGGTACGCCTCAGTTTATTCGTGTGACGCTGGCGCTGTTTTCCGCCGGTCTTGCTACCTTTGCTCTGCTTTACTGCGTGCAGCCGATTTTACCGGTGCTGTCGCAAGAGTTTGGCATTTCACCGGCGCAGAGCAGCATCTCGCTCTCTATTTCCACTGGGCTAATGGCGCTGGGATTATTGTTTACCGGTCCACTGTCTGATGCGATTGGGCGAAAGTCGGTTATGGTCACCGCGTTGCTATTGGCGGCAATCTGTACCTTGCTTTCTTCGGTGATGACTAGCTGGCACGGCATTCTGCTGATGCGCGCATTAATTGGTCTTTCACTCAGCGGCGTGGCGGCGGTTGGGATGACCTATTTAAGTGAGGAGATTCATCCAAGTTTTATCGCTTTTTCCATGGGGTTGTATATTAGCGGCAACTCAATCGGCGGGATGAGTGGGCGCTTAATCAGCGGTGTTATCACCGATATAGCATCTTGGCGCGTGGCGGTGGCGGTTATCGGCTGTTTTGCGCTGGCCTCGGCGCTGATGTTCTGGAAAATCTTACCGGCTTCTCGCCATTTCAGAGCGGCGTCGTTACGTCCGCGTAGCTTGTTAATCAACTTTCGCCTGCACTGGCGCGATAGCGGGTTACCGTTACTGTTCGCCGAAGGTTTCCTATTAATGGGCGCCTTCGTCACGTTGTTTAATTATATCGGTTACCGGCTAATGAGCGCCCCGTGGTTTTATAGCCAGGCGGTGGTTGGCTTACTTTCGGTGGTGTATCTCACCGGCTCCTGGAGTTCGCCGAAGGCGGGCGCGATGACCGCACGGTTTGGACGCGGCCCGGTGTTGGTCGTTTCGACTGCCATTATGTTGGCGGGTTTGTTAGTCACGGCATTTAACTCAATTTGGATAATTTTGCCGGGCATGATGCTATTTACCGCCGGATTTTTCGGCGCGCATTCCGTGGCCAGCGGTTGGATTGGCCCACGCGCACGGCGGGCGAAAGGTCAGGCATCCTCCCTATACTTGTTTAGTTATTATGTTGGTTCGAGTGTTGCAGGTACGCTTGGCGGCGTGTTTTGGCATCGCTTTGGCTGGGCGGGAATTACCGGCTTTATTGCCGTGCTGCTGGTTGTTGCGTTGCTGGTCGCCTTGCGTCTGCATGGTAAACGACTTTAA